The following coding sequences lie in one Chelatococcus sp. YT9 genomic window:
- the ligD gene encoding DNA ligase D, translating to MVNQLEPYRSKRNFRATTEPRGRQSRTSGDSFVIQKHDARRLHYDFRLEMDGVLKSWAVTRGPSLVPGEKRLAVHVEDHPLEYGDFEGTIPKGEYGGGAVIVWDRGTWSPIGDARKGYAKGDLEFELHGEKLQGRWHLVRMHGKPGEKRENWLLIKGDDEFARTGDDADILTEQPASVKSGRDVGDVTGEPPGWSAKTGRIRKPLKTSAESAPSAKRDGEAASRRKTMQPSLIKGAKKARMPDFVPPMLATLVAKAPIGEQWLHEIKFDGYRLQARIEANSVKLLTRSGLDWTEKFGEAIPTSLRTLPVDNAIIDGELVVETDAGASDFSALQAALSEGRSDHFLFYVFDLLYLDGYDLRPLALTARKDLLEQIVAGDHAGHIRYSSHFMDSGAMVLRHACRLSLEGIVSKLRDAPYRDGRSKSWVKSKCSARQEFVVAGYVPSTISRHAIGSLILGVYEDGELHHVGRVGTGFTGAVAEELFRKLEGLRVEASPFGHRLTAEERRQARYVQPTLVAEIEFRAWTADGHLRHASFRGLREDKDPREIVREAPKQDAAKAPSPPRRTVKLTHPDRLYWPDEGVTKEGLANYYTEVWRHIAPHLVGRPLALLRCPNGITGEKFFQKHAWKGLNPKITLVKDPTDGDEQPLISISDLDGLIGLVQSAVLEIHPWGSTVTDWEHPDRIVMDLDPGEGVSWQAVIDAAQEVRQRLTDVGLAPFVKTSGGKGLHVVAPLRPKADWPAVKAFTKALADAMASDDPSRYVSTITKSKRRGKILVDYLRNQRGMTAVAAYSTRARPGAAVSAPITWEELGPAIGPDYFTVETMPTRLAALTRDPWDGFHRAAAPLEIAPRGRRKRG from the coding sequence ATGGTCAATCAACTCGAGCCCTACCGCAGCAAACGTAACTTCCGGGCGACCACGGAGCCGCGCGGACGGCAGTCCCGGACGTCAGGTGACAGTTTCGTCATCCAGAAGCATGACGCGCGCCGGCTTCACTACGACTTCCGTCTCGAGATGGATGGGGTGCTCAAGAGCTGGGCCGTGACAAGAGGCCCGAGCCTCGTGCCTGGGGAAAAGCGACTGGCTGTTCATGTCGAGGATCACCCGCTCGAGTATGGTGATTTCGAAGGCACCATCCCGAAAGGGGAATATGGGGGAGGCGCCGTGATTGTATGGGATCGCGGCACGTGGTCGCCGATAGGTGATGCCCGCAAAGGTTACGCCAAGGGCGACCTCGAATTTGAGCTTCATGGAGAAAAGCTTCAAGGGCGCTGGCACCTGGTGCGCATGCACGGCAAGCCTGGGGAAAAGCGCGAGAATTGGCTGCTGATCAAGGGGGACGATGAATTTGCCCGGACGGGAGACGACGCCGATATCCTGACGGAGCAGCCCGCGTCTGTTAAGTCTGGCCGAGACGTGGGCGACGTCACTGGGGAGCCGCCTGGCTGGTCCGCAAAGACCGGACGGATCAGAAAACCGCTGAAGACGTCCGCCGAGTCGGCGCCATCGGCGAAGCGGGATGGCGAAGCGGCATCCAGAAGAAAAACCATGCAGCCCTCACTGATAAAGGGCGCGAAAAAGGCGCGAATGCCCGATTTTGTTCCGCCGATGCTTGCCACGCTTGTCGCCAAAGCACCGATCGGCGAGCAGTGGCTCCATGAGATCAAGTTCGACGGCTACCGGCTCCAAGCGCGTATCGAGGCCAATAGCGTCAAGCTACTGACCCGCAGCGGGCTGGATTGGACTGAGAAATTCGGCGAGGCAATTCCGACCTCGCTGAGGACACTTCCGGTTGATAACGCCATCATCGACGGCGAACTGGTCGTTGAAACGGATGCCGGGGCGTCTGATTTTTCGGCCCTGCAGGCGGCGCTCAGCGAGGGGCGTAGTGATCACTTCCTCTTCTATGTCTTCGATCTGCTCTATCTGGACGGCTATGATCTGCGGCCCCTCGCTCTGACCGCGCGCAAAGATCTGCTCGAACAGATCGTTGCCGGCGATCATGCCGGCCATATCCGGTATAGCAGTCATTTCATGGACAGCGGCGCCATGGTTCTGCGCCATGCTTGCAGGCTGAGCCTAGAGGGGATCGTCTCGAAGTTGCGTGACGCCCCGTATCGGGATGGCCGCAGCAAAAGCTGGGTCAAATCCAAATGCTCTGCGCGGCAGGAATTCGTGGTTGCCGGCTATGTTCCGTCGACGATTTCCCGCCATGCTATCGGTTCGCTCATACTTGGGGTTTATGAGGACGGCGAGCTCCATCACGTCGGCCGCGTCGGCACCGGGTTCACAGGGGCCGTGGCGGAGGAGCTGTTTCGCAAGCTGGAAGGTCTTCGCGTCGAAGCGAGCCCCTTTGGGCACCGCCTGACAGCAGAGGAAAGGCGCCAGGCTCGATATGTGCAACCCACCCTGGTCGCGGAAATCGAGTTCCGCGCCTGGACTGCCGACGGGCATTTGCGCCATGCTTCGTTCCGTGGGCTGCGCGAGGACAAGGATCCCCGTGAGATTGTGCGCGAGGCGCCGAAACAAGACGCCGCCAAAGCGCCGTCTCCGCCGCGCCGCACCGTCAAGCTCACCCATCCCGATCGCCTGTACTGGCCGGACGAGGGCGTCACGAAAGAGGGGCTCGCGAACTATTACACCGAGGTCTGGCGCCATATCGCCCCGCATCTCGTGGGAAGACCTCTCGCACTTTTGCGCTGCCCTAACGGCATCACAGGCGAGAAGTTCTTTCAGAAGCATGCTTGGAAGGGACTGAATCCAAAGATCACGTTGGTCAAGGATCCTACGGACGGGGATGAACAGCCGCTCATCAGCATCAGCGATCTGGACGGTCTTATCGGGCTCGTCCAGTCGGCCGTCCTCGAAATCCACCCCTGGGGATCAACTGTGACTGATTGGGAGCATCCGGACAGGATCGTGATGGATCTCGATCCCGGCGAGGGCGTGTCGTGGCAGGCGGTCATCGATGCCGCGCAGGAGGTCCGTCAGCGCTTGACGGACGTGGGACTAGCCCCCTTCGTCAAAACGTCTGGCGGCAAGGGACTGCATGTAGTTGCGCCGCTCAGACCGAAAGCGGACTGGCCAGCCGTCAAAGCCTTCACCAAGGCGCTCGCCGATGCCATGGCTTCTGACGATCCCAGCCGCTACGTCTCCACCATCACGAAATCAAAGCGGCGCGGCAAGATCTTGGTGGACTATCTGCGAAATCAACGCGGCATGACCGCAGTCGCGGCTTATTCCACGCGCGCCCGCCCCGGCGCTGCGGTCTCGGCGCCCATCACGTGGGAGGAGCTTGGGCCAGCCATTGGTCCGGATTATTTTACGGTCGAGACAATGCCGACGCGCTTGGCTGCGCTGACCCGGGACCCTTGGGACGGCTTCCATCGCGCAGCCGCGCCCTTGGAGATCGCGCCCCGCGGCCGAAGAAAGCGCGGTTGA
- a CDS encoding ABC transporter permease, whose protein sequence is MWGFIRSKVIVSLLVMLTVSLVGFALLHLSGDLAATLAGENATAEQIEAVRRQMGLDQPLLTQYAHWLAGAFRGDLGESFFSREAVSSLFLARVGTTAILAVGALILAIAVSLPLGMLAALRPNSWLDRVVSALALAGQAVPSFFLALMMVSLFGVTLRWLPISGSTTPLHYVMPIVVLAIGAIPALMRMTRSGMLEVLDQDYIRTARSKGVSGTRIMVRHALLNAILPLISLSAVQLGTLLGGSVIVESVFAIDGIGLLTYRSIQRGDFPVVQATLMFVSVSYIVLTLLADILNAWLDPRLQQRRAG, encoded by the coding sequence ATGTGGGGCTTCATACGCAGCAAGGTGATCGTTTCACTGCTCGTGATGCTGACGGTGTCGCTGGTGGGATTTGCACTGCTGCATCTCTCCGGCGATCTGGCCGCCACGCTCGCCGGTGAAAATGCCACCGCCGAGCAGATCGAGGCCGTCCGCCGCCAGATGGGTCTCGATCAGCCTCTACTCACGCAATATGCGCATTGGCTGGCGGGCGCTTTCCGCGGCGATCTCGGCGAGTCGTTCTTCAGCCGGGAGGCCGTGTCGTCGCTGTTTCTGGCGCGCGTCGGCACCACGGCCATTCTCGCCGTCGGCGCGTTGATCCTGGCGATCGCGGTGAGCCTGCCGCTCGGCATGCTCGCGGCGCTTCGCCCCAATTCCTGGCTCGATCGCGTGGTCAGCGCCCTGGCGCTTGCCGGACAGGCCGTGCCCAGCTTCTTTCTGGCCCTGATGATGGTGAGCCTGTTCGGCGTCACCTTGCGCTGGCTGCCGATCTCAGGCTCTACCACACCGCTCCATTACGTCATGCCGATCGTCGTTCTGGCGATCGGTGCCATTCCTGCCCTGATGCGCATGACCCGTTCCGGGATGCTCGAGGTGCTCGACCAGGACTATATCCGCACCGCGCGTTCCAAGGGTGTCTCCGGCACGCGCATCATGGTGCGGCATGCATTGCTCAATGCCATCCTACCGCTCATCTCGCTGTCGGCGGTGCAGCTTGGCACCCTGCTCGGCGGATCGGTGATCGTCGAATCCGTCTTTGCGATCGACGGCATCGGCCTCCTCACCTACCGCTCGATCCAGCGGGGTGACTTTCCGGTCGTTCAGGCGACGCTGATGTTTGTCTCGGTGAGCTATATCGTTCTCACGCTCCTCGCCGACATCCTGAACGCCTGGCTCGATCCACGGCTGCAGCAGCGGCGGGCGGGCTGA
- a CDS encoding Crp/Fnr family transcriptional regulator — translation MAMLQSEIRNRLLSLLQDDDFSAIAPHLLPIVLPKGYRIAHAQQLMTHAYFLEAGIGSIVAHSPEGQRAETGLVGREGVLPVAFALDVWTSTHDIVMQVEGHGLQIESDAFRDILAARLHVRQIMGRFAHTMWIQTAHTALSNAVHTVEERLARWLLMCLDRVDDGEIALTHEYMATMLAVRRASVTTALHVLEGNRFIYSDRGRVILRDRKALEEFAADAYGAPELEYGRLLGSLSDRDQPQGVLA, via the coding sequence ATGGCGATGCTGCAATCAGAGATACGCAATCGTCTTCTCTCACTGCTCCAGGACGACGATTTTTCCGCGATTGCTCCGCATCTTCTGCCGATAGTTCTGCCTAAGGGCTACCGCATCGCCCATGCGCAGCAACTCATGACGCACGCCTATTTTCTTGAGGCGGGTATCGGGTCCATTGTTGCCCATTCCCCCGAGGGACAGAGGGCCGAAACCGGCCTGGTCGGTCGCGAGGGAGTGCTACCCGTCGCCTTTGCCTTGGATGTCTGGACAAGTACCCACGACATTGTCATGCAAGTGGAGGGTCACGGGCTGCAAATCGAGAGTGATGCGTTCCGCGATATTCTGGCCGCCCGCCTGCACGTTCGGCAGATTATGGGTCGGTTCGCACACACGATGTGGATCCAGACAGCACACACCGCGCTCTCAAACGCGGTTCATACGGTTGAGGAGCGACTGGCGCGTTGGCTTCTCATGTGTCTCGACCGGGTGGATGACGGAGAGATCGCGCTCACTCACGAGTATATGGCAACCATGCTCGCGGTAAGGCGCGCCAGCGTCACCACAGCGCTTCATGTCCTGGAGGGTAACCGTTTCATCTATTCCGATAGGGGGCGCGTGATTCTCCGCGATCGCAAGGCCCTGGAGGAATTCGCGGCCGACGCTTATGGCGCCCCTGAGCTTGAGTACGGCCGGCTTCTCGGTTCGCTGTCCGATCGGGACCAACCGCAAGGCGTGCTCGCCTAG
- a CDS encoding cupin domain-containing protein: MSIAFLHSRGTESPIKIPAIGLELFVRMPPQASAGAICIIETVNAPNAGPPRHRHPEAEVFRVIEGRYLYEIDGRRFFVDEGDIVSIPGGAAHGFVNVTSRPARQLVMIMPAFDASRFFTELGQIMEDGIPTPSRLSAFGERWNVEFLGPPVRATDETSGS, translated from the coding sequence ATGAGCATAGCCTTTCTCCATTCTCGCGGGACCGAGTCACCGATCAAGATCCCGGCCATAGGGCTTGAGCTCTTCGTCCGTATGCCTCCTCAGGCGAGCGCTGGCGCCATCTGCATCATCGAGACGGTCAACGCGCCGAACGCTGGACCACCCAGGCATCGCCATCCCGAAGCCGAGGTATTCCGCGTTATTGAAGGCCGCTATCTCTATGAAATCGACGGCCGTCGTTTCTTCGTCGACGAAGGGGACATTGTCAGCATCCCGGGAGGTGCTGCCCATGGCTTCGTCAACGTCACGAGCCGGCCCGCGCGACAGTTGGTCATGATCATGCCGGCGTTCGACGCGAGCCGATTTTTTACCGAGCTCGGACAGATCATGGAGGATGGCATTCCGACCCCGTCGCGCCTCAGCGCGTTCGGTGAGCGCTGGAACGTGGAGTTCCTCGGACCTCCCGTCCGGGCAACGGATGAAACAAGCGGATCATGA
- a CDS encoding Ku protein has product MAASSGTRANWKGVLRVGELSCRVALYTAASSSDRIAFHMLNRRTGNRLQRQFADSETGAVVEREDQVKGYESNSGDYIVLEPEEVAAAVPESDKTLAVSAFIRCSDVDDIYFDRPYFLAPADREADEAYELIRAGMSRKKVAALAQTVLFRRVRSVLIRAEGDGLVATTLNFNYEVRSAENAFSDVPSLRIEGEMLQLAEHIIKTKAGTFDPAAFDDRYEAALAELVKAKLEGRKIVAPKRPRTGKVVDLMEALRESAGLSGSNRKSAQRKSAQPTKETKSAAKGGNTRKTARRADSKTAAKTAPARRRAG; this is encoded by the coding sequence ATGGCAGCGTCATCGGGTACGCGTGCGAATTGGAAAGGCGTCCTCCGGGTTGGAGAGCTGAGTTGTCGCGTCGCCCTTTACACCGCCGCCTCAAGCTCTGACCGCATCGCTTTCCATATGCTCAACAGGCGCACCGGCAACCGGTTGCAGCGTCAATTTGCCGACAGCGAAACCGGCGCCGTCGTCGAGCGGGAGGATCAGGTCAAAGGCTACGAATCAAATTCGGGGGACTACATCGTCCTCGAACCAGAAGAAGTGGCCGCGGCCGTTCCCGAGAGCGACAAGACACTCGCCGTCTCAGCCTTTATCCGCTGTAGCGACGTCGACGACATCTATTTCGACCGGCCATATTTTCTCGCGCCTGCTGACCGTGAGGCTGATGAGGCTTACGAGCTCATTCGGGCGGGGATGAGCCGGAAGAAGGTGGCCGCTCTGGCACAGACCGTTCTGTTCCGGCGTGTCCGCAGTGTCCTTATCCGTGCTGAGGGCGATGGCCTCGTGGCCACGACTTTGAATTTCAATTATGAAGTGCGCTCCGCGGAGAACGCCTTCAGTGATGTGCCTTCGCTGCGTATCGAGGGTGAGATGCTCCAGCTTGCCGAGCACATCATCAAGACGAAAGCGGGCACGTTTGATCCAGCGGCATTCGACGACCGCTATGAAGCCGCGCTCGCCGAACTCGTGAAAGCCAAACTCGAGGGCCGGAAGATCGTGGCACCCAAGCGTCCTCGTACCGGCAAGGTCGTCGATCTCATGGAAGCCTTGCGCGAAAGTGCAGGCCTGAGTGGAAGCAACCGCAAGTCTGCGCAACGCAAAAGTGCGCAACCAACGAAAGAAACCAAGTCCGCTGCGAAGGGTGGCAACACCCGCAAGACCGCTCGTCGTGCAGACAGCAAAACGGCGGCTAAGACCGCGCCAGCTCGACGGCGCGCGGGTTGA
- a CDS encoding Ku protein has protein sequence MAQRSFWKGYLKLSLVTCAVSMTPALSESEKVRFHTLNRKTGNRVVSRYIDSGSGKPIDEDDAVKGYPRGDDEYVMLEDDELEAVALESTRTIDIDTFVPIESIDWIWYDRPHYLTPDDKVGEEAYSVIRDAMAATNTGGIARVVMYRRERAVLLKPHDNGIVVWTLRYGDEVRDGAGHWPDPSQNKPDQKLLRLVSQLIEERTRPWDPSMAEDPVQDKLLEIIAAKKKGRKRPAARKSGPEPASNVINIMEALKKSIAAERQTKGR, from the coding sequence ATGGCCCAACGCTCCTTCTGGAAAGGTTATCTGAAGCTCTCGCTCGTCACCTGTGCCGTCTCGATGACCCCCGCTCTCTCCGAGAGCGAGAAGGTGCGGTTCCATACGCTCAATCGCAAGACAGGAAACCGGGTTGTCAGCCGATACATCGATTCAGGCAGCGGCAAGCCCATTGACGAAGACGATGCGGTCAAGGGCTACCCGCGGGGCGACGATGAGTATGTCATGCTGGAGGATGACGAGCTCGAGGCGGTCGCGCTTGAAAGCACCCGCACAATTGATATCGACACCTTCGTACCGATCGAGAGCATCGATTGGATCTGGTATGATCGGCCCCACTATCTCACGCCCGACGACAAAGTTGGCGAAGAGGCCTATTCGGTCATCCGTGACGCGATGGCGGCCACGAACACGGGCGGGATCGCAAGGGTGGTGATGTATCGGCGCGAACGAGCCGTCCTGCTGAAGCCCCATGACAACGGCATCGTGGTCTGGACCTTGCGATACGGCGACGAGGTGCGGGATGGCGCTGGCCATTGGCCCGATCCGTCCCAGAACAAGCCGGATCAAAAGCTGCTGCGCCTGGTCAGCCAGTTGATCGAGGAGCGCACACGTCCCTGGGATCCCTCCATGGCGGAGGACCCGGTGCAGGACAAGCTTCTGGAGATCATCGCCGCAAAGAAAAAGGGGCGCAAGCGCCCGGCGGCGCGAAAGAGCGGGCCCGAGCCCGCCTCCAACGTGATCAACATTATGGAAGCCCTGAAGAAGAGCATCGCCGCGGAGCGGCAAACGAAGGGCCGGTGA
- a CDS encoding ABC transporter substrate-binding protein, whose protein sequence is MVHATKPVGTGPYALKAMQKGSSYTLVKNNDYFSGPRAKPTIGTIEVRVIPETQTQIAELMSGGVDMALSLTAADTAALQGAPGLVIETGQSTRMYFLSMNVAGKENNPLSNADVRRAISYAVNKPEMVHGLVSPDAAVLATNCNPSQRFCITDVKPVYDFDREKAKALMKSAGYADGFPVTLMAEASLRPIGEALQGYLSAIGIKVNLETLPLPAWRERYIKGESQMSIVGWGSGVSSLDVSNSLGIFFNGSSTDYVKDKDITAWNATAARTMDKAEREALYRKTLTRINEEAYVLPLYGAVATYVTSDQVKFPVPAIDFPDISLATWAK, encoded by the coding sequence ATGGTCCATGCGACCAAGCCGGTCGGTACAGGCCCCTATGCGCTCAAAGCCATGCAGAAGGGCTCCTCCTACACGCTGGTCAAGAACAACGATTATTTCAGCGGCCCGCGCGCGAAGCCGACCATCGGGACGATTGAGGTCCGCGTCATTCCGGAGACCCAGACCCAGATCGCTGAACTCATGTCCGGCGGCGTTGACATGGCGCTCTCCCTGACGGCAGCGGACACGGCCGCCCTACAAGGCGCTCCAGGCCTCGTCATCGAGACGGGCCAGTCCACCCGCATGTATTTTCTCAGCATGAATGTCGCGGGCAAGGAGAACAATCCGCTTTCCAACGCCGATGTGCGGCGGGCGATCTCCTACGCGGTCAATAAGCCTGAAATGGTGCACGGCCTCGTTAGCCCCGATGCGGCCGTCCTGGCGACGAATTGCAATCCATCGCAACGCTTCTGTATCACCGATGTGAAGCCGGTTTATGATTTCGATCGCGAGAAGGCCAAGGCCCTGATGAAATCGGCCGGCTATGCCGATGGCTTCCCTGTGACCCTGATGGCGGAGGCGAGCCTGCGCCCGATCGGCGAGGCGCTGCAGGGCTATCTGTCGGCGATCGGCATCAAGGTCAATCTCGAAACCTTGCCACTCCCGGCCTGGCGCGAACGCTACATCAAGGGCGAGTCGCAGATGAGCATCGTCGGTTGGGGAAGCGGCGTGTCGTCGCTCGACGTCTCCAACTCGCTCGGCATCTTCTTCAACGGGTCGTCGACCGATTACGTCAAGGACAAAGATATCACCGCGTGGAACGCGACCGCGGCGCGCACCATGGACAAGGCGGAGCGAGAAGCGCTCTATCGCAAGACGCTGACGCGCATCAACGAGGAAGCCTATGTGCTGCCGCTCTATGGTGCGGTGGCGACCTATGTGACCTCCGATCAGGTGAAATTCCCGGTGCCGGCGATCGACTTTCCTGATATTTCGCTCGCGACCTGGGCGAAGTGA
- a CDS encoding sugar-binding domain-containing protein, with the protein MTRPERDKQEPAHGEALLLGLGEESRLQLATRVAWMYFIEGLKQEDIAVALGISRMRVNRLLAAAREEGMVRIDITSPFRTGADCEGRLRAAFGLREVILAPTPSKPDQFDVVVGHALGSYLNRRLANGMTVGVHHGRSPHAMFQGLKPAVMPDTAVVSLKGSLSAEGRMAPYETVARLALTLQASCYQLAAPSYARTAQEHELFARLPMVQAVLRRASACDLAILTASRITDDGGLVGYGYISPAEAKALRERGAVGAVLGTFIDADGQIVDHELNHRQIGLGFDDLAAVPEVILTGAGSGKVLALRAALARGLATVFVTDEQTAEQILSVS; encoded by the coding sequence ATGACACGCCCGGAGAGAGATAAACAGGAGCCCGCCCATGGCGAAGCGCTGCTGCTCGGGTTGGGGGAGGAAAGCCGGCTCCAGCTCGCCACCCGCGTCGCCTGGATGTATTTCATCGAAGGGTTGAAGCAAGAGGACATCGCGGTCGCCCTGGGCATCAGCCGCATGCGCGTCAATCGCCTGCTCGCTGCGGCGCGGGAGGAGGGCATGGTGCGCATCGATATCACCTCGCCCTTCCGGACGGGCGCCGATTGCGAAGGACGCCTGCGGGCCGCCTTCGGCCTGCGGGAAGTGATATTGGCGCCGACCCCGTCGAAACCAGACCAGTTCGACGTGGTCGTCGGCCATGCGCTCGGCAGCTACCTCAATCGGCGCCTCGCCAATGGCATGACCGTGGGCGTGCATCACGGGCGCTCGCCCCACGCCATGTTCCAGGGCCTGAAGCCCGCGGTTATGCCGGACACCGCCGTGGTCTCCCTGAAAGGCAGCCTATCGGCTGAAGGCCGTATGGCACCTTACGAGACGGTGGCGCGCCTGGCCTTGACCCTGCAGGCGAGTTGCTACCAGCTGGCGGCGCCAAGCTATGCTCGAACGGCGCAGGAACATGAGCTATTTGCGCGCCTGCCCATGGTCCAGGCGGTCCTGCGCCGCGCCTCGGCCTGCGACCTCGCGATCCTCACCGCGAGCCGCATCACCGATGACGGCGGTCTTGTCGGCTATGGCTACATCAGTCCTGCCGAGGCGAAGGCCCTGCGCGAACGCGGCGCGGTCGGCGCCGTTCTCGGCACCTTCATCGACGCTGACGGGCAGATTGTCGACCACGAGCTCAATCATCGGCAAATCGGGCTCGGATTCGACGATCTCGCCGCGGTGCCGGAGGTCATTCTGACAGGCGCGGGCTCAGGCAAAGTCCTGGCGCTGCGTGCCGCGCTGGCGCGTGGGCTCGCGACGGTTTTCGTCACCGACGAACAGACGGCAGAACAAATTCTTTCCGTCTCATAG
- a CDS encoding SDR family oxidoreductase, which yields MATSGLVDPRTLYPKPPFPSQPQPVPGLAQQMVPAPDHGERTYRGSGKLEGRRALITGGDSGIGRAVAIAFAREGADVAIAYLPDEEPDAREVITLIEAEGRKALSLAGDIKDEGWCRKIVAMTAEHFGGLDLLVINAGRQQYREHVEELSTADFDRTLKTNLYALHWITQAAVPYLEPGSAILTTASVQAYQPSPILLDYATTKAGIVAYTKALAKQLIRKGIRVNAVAPGPVWTVLQPSGGQPDEKVRHFGEESDFGRPAQPVELAPVYVLLASQDASFINGEVYGVTGGKGIA from the coding sequence ATGGCGACGTCCGGCTTGGTTGATCCACGAACGCTTTATCCTAAGCCTCCATTTCCCAGCCAGCCGCAACCTGTGCCTGGCTTGGCGCAGCAAATGGTTCCAGCTCCAGACCATGGCGAGCGCACCTACCGTGGCTCCGGGAAGCTGGAGGGGCGGAGAGCCCTCATTACGGGTGGTGATTCCGGCATTGGCCGCGCCGTCGCCATCGCCTTCGCGCGCGAGGGCGCGGATGTCGCGATCGCCTACTTGCCTGACGAAGAGCCAGACGCGCGGGAAGTCATCACCTTGATCGAGGCCGAAGGGCGGAAAGCCCTGTCGCTTGCTGGCGATATCAAGGACGAAGGTTGGTGCCGGAAGATCGTCGCTATGACCGCCGAACATTTCGGAGGACTGGACCTTCTCGTCATCAATGCAGGGCGTCAACAGTATCGTGAGCACGTCGAGGAACTCTCGACGGCGGATTTCGATCGAACTCTCAAGACCAATCTCTATGCCTTGCACTGGATCACTCAGGCAGCGGTTCCGTATCTCGAGCCGGGCTCCGCAATCCTGACGACCGCCTCGGTTCAGGCCTATCAGCCGTCTCCCATCCTTCTCGATTATGCGACGACCAAGGCCGGGATCGTGGCGTATACGAAAGCGTTGGCGAAGCAGTTGATCCGGAAGGGCATTCGCGTCAATGCCGTCGCGCCCGGTCCGGTCTGGACCGTCCTGCAGCCGAGCGGCGGGCAGCCCGACGAAAAAGTCCGCCACTTCGGTGAGGAGAGTGACTTCGGACGGCCGGCACAGCCCGTCGAGCTCGCCCCGGTCTATGTGCTGCTCGCGTCGCAGGACGCTAGCTTCATCAATGGCGAGGTTTACGGCGTAACCGGCGGCAAAGGGATCGCTTGA
- a CDS encoding ABC transporter permease gives MAETYVPPLPDRRLRLRRALRHGGFVFGATILLLAVAVAVFAPLLAPYDPVAQNLTGRLLPPSWMQGGRPDHLLGTDHLGRDYLSRLIYGSRISLIVGFSTMLISGVIGSTLGFIGGYFGGRVDDVVTYIINSRLSMPGLLVALAVISLVGGSLLTIVLVLGFLFWDRYAVVVRTATQQVRSADFVAAARVSGASAPSIIWRQIRPNVFHHILVIATLEMAMAILSEASLSFLGLGIRAPTPSWGLMIAEGRTYLFAKPYLVWIPGIAIFLLVLATNLLGDGLRDLSQPERRR, from the coding sequence ATGGCCGAAACCTACGTCCCCCCTCTGCCCGACCGGCGCCTGCGGCTACGCCGGGCGCTTCGCCACGGCGGCTTCGTCTTCGGTGCAACCATTCTTCTTCTGGCGGTTGCGGTTGCTGTCTTCGCGCCTCTGCTCGCACCCTATGACCCGGTCGCCCAGAACCTGACCGGCCGCCTGCTCCCGCCCTCCTGGATGCAGGGCGGCCGGCCCGATCACCTGCTCGGCACGGACCATCTCGGCCGCGACTATCTCAGCCGGCTCATCTATGGCAGCCGCATCTCGCTGATCGTCGGCTTTTCGACCATGCTGATCTCCGGGGTCATCGGCTCGACGCTTGGCTTCATCGGCGGCTATTTCGGCGGGCGTGTCGACGACGTCGTCACCTATATCATCAACAGCCGCCTCAGCATGCCTGGCCTTCTGGTGGCTCTCGCGGTGATCTCCCTCGTTGGTGGCTCACTGCTGACGATTGTCCTGGTGCTCGGGTTCTTGTTCTGGGATCGCTATGCCGTTGTGGTGCGGACCGCGACACAGCAGGTCCGCAGCGCGGATTTTGTCGCGGCCGCCCGGGTCTCGGGCGCGTCAGCGCCATCGATCATCTGGCGACAGATTCGGCCGAATGTATTCCACCACATCCTCGTCATCGCGACGCTCGAAATGGCGATGGCGATCCTCAGCGAAGCGAGCCTGTCCTTCCTCGGTCTCGGCATTCGCGCGCCAACGCCGTCCTGGGGGCTGATGATCGCCGAGGGACGGACCTATCTGTTCGCCAAGCCGTATCTCGTATGGATCCCCGGGATTGCGATCTTCTTACTCGTGCTTGCGACTAACCTGCTGGGCGATGGCCTGCGGGATTTGTCCCAGCCCGAGCGACGCAGATGA